Proteins encoded by one window of Paenibacillus sp. DCT19:
- a CDS encoding sigma-70 family RNA polymerase sigma factor: protein MSEEHEYIELVALTRAGDDEAYGELYERTVTDVYRTVRFLINHVSDTEDLVQDIYIHAYRSLDRYDSGRAFRPWLMGITMRQVKNYRRRRLTQFRFNQRIEKSDTGMEIDFSVDLISKLAHQPLLEQVRRLPYKLQQVVTLHYLNEYTQEEIAWILDIPLGTVKSRIHAALKKLRQKTSVIHSFEKRKGGGLA, encoded by the coding sequence ATGAGCGAGGAACACGAATACATAGAACTTGTAGCGTTAACACGAGCTGGTGATGATGAAGCCTATGGAGAGCTGTATGAAAGAACGGTAACAGATGTGTACCGGACTGTCCGGTTTCTGATTAATCATGTCTCTGATACGGAAGATTTGGTGCAGGATATTTATATTCATGCGTATCGGTCGTTGGATCGATATGATTCAGGGCGTGCTTTTCGTCCGTGGCTTATGGGTATAACGATGCGACAGGTGAAAAATTATAGGAGACGGAGGCTGACCCAATTTCGGTTTAATCAACGGATTGAGAAGTCAGACACCGGCATGGAGATTGATTTCTCCGTTGATCTAATCAGTAAATTGGCACATCAGCCTCTGTTAGAACAAGTACGTCGGTTGCCATACAAATTGCAGCAGGTGGTTACCCTGCACTATTTAAACGAATACACCCAAGAAGAAATTGCCTGGATTCTAGATATTCCGCTCGGTACTGTTAAATCTCGAATTCATGCTGCACTTAAGAAGCTGCGTCAGAAGACGAGTGTAATCCATTCATTTGAGAAAAGGAAAGGTGGAGGATTGGCATGA
- a CDS encoding barstar family protein, with the protein MQLRIALVRIRVELFPIMRIRSVGDIDVPSFPEFYGMNWDAFWDAIAGLVDMPQKLILVGWESVEDHIPQDAARMKELLNRLNEKHPTWACEVQYVSF; encoded by the coding sequence ATGCAACTGAGAATAGCTTTAGTTCGTATTAGAGTCGAGCTGTTTCCAATAATGCGGATCAGATCTGTCGGGGATATAGATGTACCTAGCTTTCCAGAATTCTACGGCATGAATTGGGATGCATTTTGGGATGCCATAGCGGGTTTGGTTGATATGCCCCAAAAATTAATTCTAGTAGGATGGGAATCTGTTGAAGATCATATCCCTCAAGATGCCGCTCGAATGAAAGAGTTACTTAATAGGTTGAATGAAAAACATCCAACTTGGGCGTGTGAAGTGCAGTATGTATCATTTTGA
- a CDS encoding DUF3600 domain-containing protein, which produces MKLEDELRSAYRQETRKWSNPLEGKENMLKAIRSEYRGKRRPRKWLVAAVIAAVLIIPTGAYAGYTYLADDIYGSEQNISVLGGTAADYNRLEAKLQEAKAYFSDDEFTQYMSLLKQLGQMALTHADPQGELHPEQWSTVDQENYNQLAASLEPFFKRLEGASEEKEMMDREQFRTETYKAAEERLSKEEFIEFQALFENMEKYEAIVVDKDGSIHEERLSAEQKQDLERVREQFDSYLRQLGFSMR; this is translated from the coding sequence ATGAAACTAGAGGATGAATTACGTTCGGCCTATCGCCAGGAGACAAGGAAGTGGTCTAACCCACTAGAAGGGAAAGAGAATATGCTCAAAGCGATCCGAAGTGAGTACAGGGGAAAAAGACGTCCACGCAAATGGTTAGTCGCAGCCGTGATTGCGGCGGTGCTGATCATTCCTACTGGAGCATATGCAGGTTACACCTATCTTGCAGATGATATCTATGGTTCTGAACAAAACATAAGCGTGTTGGGGGGCACTGCGGCCGATTACAATCGTTTGGAAGCGAAGCTGCAGGAAGCCAAGGCGTATTTTAGTGACGATGAGTTCACGCAGTATATGAGTCTACTAAAACAGCTGGGACAGATGGCTCTAACGCATGCTGATCCACAAGGAGAATTGCATCCAGAGCAATGGAGCACAGTGGATCAGGAGAATTACAACCAGCTGGCGGCAAGTTTGGAGCCTTTCTTCAAACGGTTAGAGGGCGCGAGTGAAGAGAAGGAAATGATGGATCGTGAACAATTCCGAACTGAAACATACAAGGCTGCCGAAGAGAGGCTTTCAAAGGAAGAGTTCATTGAATTTCAAGCCTTGTTCGAGAACATGGAGAAGTATGAAGCTATCGTTGTGGATAAGGATGGCAGCATTCATGAGGAGCGATTATCAGCAGAACAGAAGCAGGATCTGGAGCGTGTTAGAGAGCAATTTGATTCATATTTGAGACAGTTAGGATTTAGTATGAGATAG